From the genome of Chelmon rostratus isolate fCheRos1 chromosome 1, fCheRos1.pri, whole genome shotgun sequence, one region includes:
- the sirt3 gene encoding NAD-dependent protein deacetylase sirtuin-3, mitochondrial, with the protein MAPPVSSSLMSPVRLCCLYRSLCWRTSRTLFANGLGQNSLCPAPGSAALCRQTNAPGWARGFFSRGGGAGEEQHTLQDIAKNIKEQQYKRVVVMAGAGISTPSGIPDFRSPGSGLYDNLQQYDLPYAEAIFEIGFFHQNPDPFFALAKELYPGNYQPNLTHYFVRLLHKKGQLLRMYTQNIDGLERLAGIPPEMLVEAHGTFATATCTVCLRKYEGGELRPDVMRGTVPKCPTCKGVVKPDIVFFGEELPRHFLKYLTDFPLADLLIVMGTSLEVEPFASLAGAVRSSVPRLLINRDLVGPFAWRRRPQDVVQLGDVVSGVQALVDALGWTQELDTLMAAGAEKAATKTEE; encoded by the exons ATGGCTCCTCCAGTGAGCTCCTCATTAATGTCACCTGTCAGACTTTGCTGTTTGTATCGCAGTCTGTGCTGGAGAACAAGCAGGACACTCTTTGCAAACG gCTTGGGCCAAAACAGTTTGTGTCCAGCTCCGggttcagcagctctgtgcag acaaacaaacgCTCCCGGGTGGGCTCGAGGGTTTTTCTCCCGTGGTGGCGGTGCCGGCGAGGAGCAGCACACCCTGCAGGACATCGCCAAGAACATCAAAGAGCAGCAGTACAAGAGGGTGGTGGTGATGGCCGGAGCTGGGATCAGCACGCCTAGTGGCATCCCAGATTTCAG GTCTCCAGGCAGCGGTCTCTATGACAACCTGCAGCAGTATGACTTGCCTTATGCCGAGGCCATATTCGAGATCGGCTTTTTCCATCAAAACCCTGATCCCTTCTTTGCTCTGGCCAAGGAGCTGTATCCAGGAAACTATCAGCCAAATCTGACCCATTATTTTGTCCGGCTGCTTCATAAGAAGGGTCAGCTTCTCCGGATGTACACGCAGAACATCGACGGGCTGGAGAGAT TGGCAGGGATTCCTCCTGAGATGTTGGTGGAAGCCCACGGGACATTTGCCACCGCCACCTGCACTGTGTGCCTGAGGAAATATGAGGGAGGGGAGCTACGA CCAGATGTGATGAGAGGGACGGTCCCGAAGTGTCCCACCTGTAAGGGTGTGGTCAAGCCTGACATCGTGTTTTTTGGGGAGGAGCTTCCCCGTCACTTCCTGAAGTACCTGACAGACTTCCCGCTGGCAGACCTCCTGATCGTCATGGGCACCTCGCTGGAG GTGGAGCCCTTCGCCAGTCTGGCAGGAGCGGTGCGCAGCTCTGTGCCCCGTCTGCTCATCAACAGGGACCTGGTGGGGCCGTTCGCCTGGCGGCGCCGGCCTCAGGACGTCGTGCAGCTGGGTGACGTGGTCAGCGGCGTGCAAGCCCTGGTGGATGCCCTCGGCTGGACTCAGGAGCTGGACACTCTGATGGCGGCCGGTGCTgagaaa GCTgcaacaaagacagaagagtGA